In Candidatus Saccharibacteria bacterium oral taxon 488, a single window of DNA contains:
- a CDS encoding rRNA pseudouridine synthase codes for MTTPTQASDSTDSSAQRLNKFVALALGVSRRQADELIEQGNVTVNDQPAKLGQRITATDIIRHDNKRLTAQTHQLILLHKPIGYLCSRASQGGVPTIYELLPVSLHHLKPVGRLDKDSSGLILLTNDGDFAHQMTHPSFYKMKRYLVTLDQPLQPLHRQMINDFGVQLPDGPSRLTLERQHEGDDHRWIVQMSEGRNRQIRRTFAALGYTVTKLHRTDFGNYTLGDIKRGEFTEGPLTN; via the coding sequence ATGACGACACCAACGCAAGCATCCGATTCTACCGATTCATCTGCCCAGCGCCTCAACAAATTCGTGGCGCTGGCACTCGGTGTGTCGCGCCGCCAGGCTGACGAGCTGATAGAGCAGGGCAATGTTACGGTGAACGACCAGCCCGCCAAGCTGGGTCAACGCATTACCGCAACCGACATTATTCGCCACGACAACAAACGACTCACCGCCCAAACCCACCAGCTCATCCTCCTCCATAAACCCATCGGCTACCTCTGTTCGCGAGCCTCTCAAGGTGGTGTACCGACCATTTATGAATTATTACCGGTCAGCCTCCACCACCTGAAACCCGTCGGTCGCCTGGACAAAGACAGCTCCGGACTAATTCTCCTCACTAACGACGGCGACTTCGCCCATCAAATGACACACCCGTCGTTTTATAAAATGAAGCGCTACCTGGTGACGCTCGACCAACCGCTCCAGCCGCTCCACCGGCAAATGATCAATGACTTTGGCGTACAGCTACCTGACGGACCCAGCCGCTTGACGCTGGAACGCCAGCACGAGGGTGACGACCACCGCTGGATCGTCCAGATGAGCGAAGGTCGCAACCGCCAAATCCGCCGTACCTTCGCTGCCCTCGGCTACACCGTCACCAAACTCCACCGCACAGACTTTGGCAATTACACTCTCGGTGACATCAAACGCGGGGAATTTACCGAAGGGCCACTGACTAACTAG
- a CDS encoding NUDIX hydrolase, producing the protein MDTTLFQYCQKIVLFNQDGSAVLLARRRGEADYDGVFSFIGGKLESTDGGLVNGLRREKNEEIGSAAKIAVVTNISVNEYFVKTNGQAMVLPHYYARFIGGEIMLNDEYSEYRWVNLRELDQFEPKIETVTPMVEAVQKLCESLPRRIIERYS; encoded by the coding sequence ATGGATACAACATTGTTTCAGTACTGTCAAAAAATAGTGCTATTCAATCAAGACGGCTCTGCTGTGCTGCTCGCTAGGCGCCGCGGGGAGGCTGATTATGATGGCGTGTTCTCGTTTATTGGCGGCAAGTTGGAGTCGACGGATGGCGGCCTAGTGAATGGTCTTCGGCGGGAGAAAAATGAGGAAATTGGCTCGGCTGCTAAAATTGCGGTGGTGACGAACATCAGCGTTAATGAATATTTTGTCAAAACTAATGGACAGGCCATGGTACTGCCGCACTATTATGCCCGGTTTATTGGCGGTGAAATTATGCTCAATGATGAGTATTCTGAATATCGGTGGGTGAACCTACGTGAGTTAGATCAGTTTGAACCAAAGATTGAGACAGTCACCCCTATGGTTGAGGCTGTCCAAAAATTATGCGAGTCGCTACCGAGGCGGATTATCGAGAGATATAGTTAA
- the der gene encoding ribosome biogenesis GTPase Der — MSHKLPTVAIIGQANVGKSSLFNRLTRARTAIVAREAGTTRDNVVGKVSYKRRASSPDEASQAEFWLIDTAGLKPAEDEFEATIQDQIADASAAADVILVMVDSTVYPSDADRQLAKKALKSSKPVLLIANKADLKGSLHTDEFKRLGIKTIIKTSAEHNIGISELLDNIADLIPPATAAEADDIIRVALIGRPNVGKSNLFNTLAGKQQAIVANVAGTTRDVNRVQVRYHGQTIELLDTAGIRRQGKQETGIEKFSVLRTMQAINEADVCFLLMDVNELNVGLDQRLAGIIDEAGKGLVLVVSKWDSVEGKDAYTRDELAPQISYHFKFTPYAPLIFTSSVTGQNVAKLFDLALDIYKRRRQECKTRILNDILQKAVAAHPPAGLKNSHPKLRYIVQTDTAPPWFVIYGSNLKFVHWSYKRYLERTLREAFNFAGTPIKLSFRDEKQLKANRERIARGLAPVTKAYKQAKNAEK; from the coding sequence ATGTCTCATAAATTACCTACCGTCGCCATCATCGGCCAAGCTAACGTTGGCAAAAGTTCACTGTTCAATCGCTTGACGCGCGCCCGCACCGCCATCGTTGCCCGCGAAGCCGGCACCACCCGCGACAACGTCGTTGGCAAAGTTTCGTATAAGCGCCGCGCTTCATCTCCTGACGAGGCAAGCCAGGCTGAGTTCTGGCTCATCGACACCGCCGGCCTCAAGCCCGCCGAAGACGAATTCGAAGCCACCATCCAAGACCAAATCGCCGACGCCTCCGCCGCTGCCGACGTCATCCTCGTCATGGTCGATTCCACCGTCTACCCATCAGACGCCGACCGTCAACTGGCCAAAAAAGCCCTCAAAAGCAGCAAGCCCGTCCTCCTCATCGCCAATAAAGCTGACCTCAAAGGCTCGCTCCACACCGACGAATTCAAACGTCTCGGTATCAAAACCATCATCAAAACCTCTGCCGAGCACAACATTGGCATCTCCGAGCTACTCGACAACATTGCCGATCTCATTCCGCCAGCCACTGCCGCCGAAGCTGACGACATCATTCGCGTCGCCTTGATTGGCCGGCCAAATGTCGGTAAAAGTAACTTGTTTAACACCTTGGCGGGCAAGCAGCAAGCCATCGTCGCCAATGTCGCCGGCACCACCCGCGACGTCAACCGTGTCCAAGTCCGCTACCATGGCCAGACCATCGAGCTACTCGACACCGCCGGCATTCGCCGCCAAGGCAAGCAAGAGACCGGCATCGAAAAGTTCTCAGTCCTACGCACCATGCAGGCTATCAACGAAGCCGACGTCTGCTTCCTGCTGATGGACGTCAATGAATTAAACGTTGGGTTGGATCAGCGCTTGGCTGGCATCATCGACGAAGCAGGCAAGGGGCTCGTGCTGGTGGTCAGCAAATGGGACTCCGTCGAAGGTAAAGACGCCTACACCCGCGACGAATTAGCGCCGCAAATCAGCTATCATTTCAAATTCACGCCCTACGCACCGCTGATTTTCACTTCATCAGTCACCGGCCAAAACGTCGCCAAATTGTTCGACCTAGCCCTCGATATTTATAAGCGCCGCCGCCAAGAATGCAAAACCCGGATCCTCAACGACATCTTGCAAAAAGCCGTCGCCGCTCATCCGCCAGCTGGCCTAAAGAACTCGCATCCAAAGCTCCGCTACATCGTCCAGACCGACACAGCACCGCCATGGTTCGTCATCTACGGCAGCAACCTGAAATTCGTCCACTGGAGCTACAAACGCTACCTGGAGCGGACTTTACGCGAAGCTTTCAACTTCGCCGGCACACCCATCAAATTATCTTTCCGCGACGAAAAACAGCTCAAAGCCAACCGCGAACGCATCGCCCGCGGCCTGGCACCGGTCACCAAAGCCTACAAGCAAGCCAAAAACGCCGAAAAATAG